A region of the Pseudomonas sp. J452 genome:
ATGGATACCCCGCTCGACCTCGACGAAATCATCAAGGCCCTGGCCCATCCCGTACGCCGGGAGATCCTGCAGTGGCTGAAGGAGCCGCACAAGCATTTCGCCGACCAGGAACACCCGCTGGAATTCGGCGTATGCGCCGGCAAGTTCGAACGCTGCGGCCTGTCGCAGTCGAGCGTGTCGGCCCACCTCGCCACCCTGCAGCGGGCCAACCTGGTGACCAGTCGCAAGGTCGGCCAG
Encoded here:
- a CDS encoding ArsR/SmtB family transcription factor gives rise to the protein MDTPLDLDEIIKALAHPVRREILQWLKEPHKHFADQEHPLEFGVCAGKFERCGLSQSSVSAHLATLQRANLVTSRKVGQWSFFKRNEEVIQAFLKDFSNQL